The genomic region TCACAAAGACCATTAAGACCATAAAACCAACCATCAACCCCATGGGGCTCTTCAAAAGTGACATGACGGAGAAAGGCTCCCTAACCTTGAAAGATTGAAAAATGAAACATTTAAAGAGGTTGTTTTCATAATACTTGACAAAAGTAGGAAGTGAAGAACACAGTAGTAACAACAATGAAGCcttttagcccaaagcaaaagcaaGTTGGGATAGGCCAGATCAAACCCAACATGAGTCAGCAGTGAGAAGTGAGGACTCCGAGGAAACAAGTATACAAAAAAATATTTAGCAATACCTACCTCATAGTACTGCTCTTCTTTCAGAGGTTCCAGGACAAGCTCATTTAGAACTCTTCTAGTTTCAGTCAATGCTGCTTGAATATAACCAGGATTCCTTGCACTGATATCTACGCGAACCTATCATTTACAAGAAATATGGAGTAAATTACCTGTATTCATTTCCCTTCACCATACTAACAAAATCAAGGAATAAATACTTACTGGGGAAAAGAAGTAACCAATTGAGGAGACCTCAATCAGATGAGTTCCAGCTGGCACGTTGTGGCTAAAGTATATCAGGTCAAGGAGCCAACAATAAAGCAAATATAGTGATCTCCTAACACTGATCTATAATTGTATACAATGAAAGATATACCCAAGAGCGGGCAAGAATTAATGGTATGCGCATGATGAGAGCTACAGTTTCTTTGCTTAGTACATACCCATCCCTCGGCATCAATTTTACCAACAACAAACAGATAAATGTATGATAGTACGAGCTATATCATTTTAATAGATGAAGTTTCCAGGAAAAATCAGAATAAAATTGAACTTATGGCAATGCATCTTTTGTAGGATACAATGCAAAGTAGCCGTCTGGCCTGGCAAATGTAACCCTCTGGCCGCCATTAAGTATCACTTTTGTGTTTGATGTCTTTGTTGCAAGACCAAAGCCCTTCACGCTCGTGCCTATATCCATAACACAAAGATCACATCAGACAGACAGCATGGGTTAGTAGCTTTTAGGTTCCAAGCATGCTTCAAGGTGCAATAAACATCTAAATGAACAAATCCTACACTGAAAAATCCCATAACTAGTATCCATAAGCTAAAAGTACTCTCAGGGAAGAAGACACATACACACATTCATTCATTGTTTAATTTGTATCAATTTTGGCTTACTTCCGACAAACCTTATCAGAAGCATTGGTCAAAACATCATAGTAAGATAGCAATGCATCCACACATCAAGAAAACTAGTTTAGtagtggagagagagagagagagatgccgAACAAAAAACATATCAGAGCCCCTCCAATTGCAGGCACCTTATCAAAAATCACGCTGACATGTCATCATTCTATCATAGAAGCAAGATCTTATTGCAAATCCATTAGGTTTCTACAATGATATTAGCATAAATCAACATGTCAGCTTCAGAATTTGTACATCTGTATACTTCCCTTTTTGAACAGAACTTAGCTGATAATTCATTTCAGTTGCAGTAAGCACCAGACAACAGGAACAGAACACAGGCATACACACGCTTGCACAATTCAGGGCCGTACTTTAAGTTTGCAAGCTATAAATTTAGCTAAAACTTCACAAAATCATTTACCACGGAAGATCCCAAAACCAACGAGCAACAGGGCATCGTCAATTTGCATCAGTTCAACAGTCAGTGGATGGTCGCATACTACTAATTTCCTACCAATCGAAATTGCTTCAGTTCGCAGCTTTAGACACATGAATTGTTTGACATCTACACAAAATACAGGCACATCCAGCaatagaagaagaaaaaaaagatcgACCCCAGCACAATATAAGGCGCAACTAATTTATAACTTAATTACACTTACACAATCCCTAAACGCCGCAAACCTAGCACCTGCAAGAACCTAAATACGAATACGGCCGAATTCAGTGGGAGCCGAATCACTTACCATCGATCTTGACGCGGCCAGCGATCGTGTAGCCCTCTCCAGATCTAGAGCCACCAAGCACATGAGCCAAATCGGGAGAGCCGTCAGCAAAGCATCCGGCCGATCAGATCACGGAACGAGGGGAGGTTTAGGACAGGTACACCTACCCGGCTTGATGCGCTGCCGCGGAGCCGAGGCAGGCCGACGCGACGGCCACGAGGAGAAACAGGAGAAGTTGCCCGTGGCAGGAAGAAGCGGCCATCGTCGCCATGGTCGTCGTTGCTCGTCGGCTCGTCGCggccttttttttttcttttgtgaTAGCTGAATGAATAGCTGATGGATGGCTGCGCTTCTGTTCGATCTGTTTCTCAGAGTGGGCTTCGGTCAAGGAGACGGCGGGCTCATTATATTTGGGCCCAAACTCAATGTGTACTATTTGGGTCTGTTGGGCTAGGCTAGTGATCCGGCCCGGCAAACCGTGGGATCTGTGTAGCTTTTCATTTTTTTTATGTTTAAAATGTTCGAAAATTTTATAAATGATAAAAGAAACAGAAATAGGTGTCTATCGCCTTTGGTGGGGTGGCAGGTATACCCATGACCATTTTGCAGGTTTTATGACCCCCAGCCAGACTACTCAGCGTTCAGAGAAGGCAGGTACAGTCGTTCACAGTTTTACAACAGAAAAACATGACTCATGCTGTCTTACCACCAGTGGAATAGAAATGACGATGGCAATCCTGTTCCAGCAGACCACCGTAATGTTTCATAACCAATATACTTTCGTTTTTTTTTTGGTCTAGGTATTGTTTTCAAATGTCCAATTCCATCTCATTGCCGAGCTATTTATGAGCTAATGTGGACGCATGCTGGTGATATGAATTCTCCCACTGAGAAACGGACAAGTGTGCATGCAGTAGGTCGGCTAGACCAGTCTCTAGTCTAAACCGAGACCCGGCCGGCCCAATCCCATGGAGCCAGGCTATCCCGGAATCGGTAGCGTGATGATCGCATTCGCATGAATGAATCCTACTACAGGTATTTGACGTGCACGTACTATTTATCATTCCGTTGAATACAATGTCCTGCTCCGACAACCTTTTTAGAATTTAGATTGCTATAAAATCTTTCGCGCGTCAGCTACTAAAATATCCAAACAAAAGCCtgaaaagttgttcttggccgtaCCGTCTCGTTGAATCGTCCACAGCACGGTCACAATCTACTCattcttgctttactttatgatcTAGATATTTCAGTGGATGATCGGATAATGGCAACTAGAATACTCACTTCTTTGAAGTTATACGACGTTTTAGAGCTCG from Zea mays cultivar B73 chromosome 6, Zm-B73-REFERENCE-NAM-5.0, whole genome shotgun sequence harbors:
- the LOC100278128 gene encoding ER membrane protein complex subunit 7 homolog-like precursor; translation: MATMAASSCHGQLLLFLLVAVASACLGSAAAHQAGSGEGYTIAGRVKIDGTSVKGFGLATKTSNTKVILNGGQRVTFARPDGYFAFHNVPAGTHLIEVSSIGYFFSPVRVDISARNPGYIQAALTETRRVLNELVLEPLKEEQYYEVREPFSVMSLLKSPMGLMVGFMVLMVFVMPKMMENIDPEEMKQAQEQMRNNPVSLSGLLARAQG